The genomic segment GGCACTCCCCTTGCCTACGCAAGTGTCGTTCCAGTCCCTAACGTCCCGTTCCGGGACTCAGGGTCAGCCTACGTCGTTAAGGCTAGTTCGTTATACGCCATTTCGTAAAAATTTCCCTAAAAACATGAAAAAATTAAGGAAATTCGTATAAGAAGCTATTTTCGCAAAGAAAATTCCATTCTCATTTATTGACTTTTCCATTTGCGTTAGGATAATATACCATATGAAAGTTGAATCCAAAAAAGAATTGATTGAGGAATTAACGAAAATCAAACCAATTCTCAATAATAATTTTGGTGTTCTGAAAATCGGAATCTTTGGATCTTTTGCAAAAGATAAAGTTAATTCTGATAGCGATGTTGACTTACTCGTTGAAATGAAAAGTCCCGATTTTGATTCTTTTGTAGGTTTAAAAATATTTTTAGAAAAACTTTTTGAAAGAAATGTAGACATTATTAGAAAAAGAAATCAAATTAAGCCTTCTTTTCTAAATAGAATTCAGAAAGATATTATAAATGTCTGAAGAAATCTATGAAAGGTTTGAATTTATTCAAGAATCGATCGTAATCATTCAAACTAGATTCGAAAAAATAAAATTCCCTGATGATCTTATTAATTCCCATGATGGAATTACAATTCTAGATTCAATTGCAATGAGACTACAAGCAATTGGAGATAATATTAAATCTGTTGTAAAATTAGACGGTAAATTTCTAAATAAATATCCAGATACAGATTGGGAAAAAATTATGAAAATGAGAGATGTAATCTCCTATCATTATGAAGGTCTTGACCACGAAATAATTTTTAATATCTGTAAAAACAAAATACCCGAATTAAAACAATCTGTCGAATTTATACTGAAACTACGAAACGGCGTATAACAGCGACTTAACGCTTCGCTTCGGCACAAGGCCTCGCTTGGTCTGCGACACATAGGCTTCTGGCACTCCCCTTGCCTGCGCAAGTGTCGTGGCCAGTCCCTAACGTCCCGTTCGGGACTCAGGGCCAGCCTACGTCGTTAAGTCTAGTTCGTTATGCGAAATGGCGAAAAATAAATTTATAAACTAGTGAAAATAAAA from the Leptospira ellinghausenii genome contains:
- a CDS encoding nucleotidyltransferase family protein; its protein translation is MKVESKKELIEELTKIKPILNNNFGVLKIGIFGSFAKDKVNSDSDVDLLVEMKSPDFDSFVGLKIFLEKLFERNVDIIRKRNQIKPSFLNRIQKDIINV
- a CDS encoding HepT-like ribonuclease domain-containing protein encodes the protein MSEEIYERFEFIQESIVIIQTRFEKIKFPDDLINSHDGITILDSIAMRLQAIGDNIKSVVKLDGKFLNKYPDTDWEKIMKMRDVISYHYEGLDHEIIFNICKNKIPELKQSVEFILKLRNGV